In a genomic window of Theropithecus gelada isolate Dixy chromosome 15, Tgel_1.0, whole genome shotgun sequence:
- the LOC112607655 gene encoding 40S ribosomal protein SA-like isoform X1, with protein sequence MSGALDVLQMKEEDVLKFLAAGTHLGGTNLDFQMEQYIYKRKSDGIYIINLKRTWEKLLLAARAIVAIENPADVSVISSRNTGQRAVLKFAAATGATPIAGRFTPGTFTNQIQAAFREPRLLVVTDPRADHQPLTEASYVNLPTIALCNTDSPLRYVDIAIPCNNKGAHSVGLMWWMLAREVLRMRGTISREHPWEVMPDLYFYRDPEEIEKEEQAAAEKAVTKEEFQGEWTVPAPEFTATQPEVADWSEGVQVPSVPIQQFPTEDWSAQPATEDWSAAPTAQATEWVGATTEWS encoded by the coding sequence ATGTCCGGAGCCCTTGATGTCCTGCAAATGAAGGAGGAGGATGTCCTTAAGTTCCTTGCAGCAGGAACCCACTTAGGTGGCACCAATCTTGACTTCCAGATGGAGCAGTAcatctataaaaggaaaagtgatggCATCTACATCATAAATCTGAAGAGGACCTGGGAGAAGCTTCTGCTGGCGGCTCGTGCCATTGTTGCCATTGAAAACCCTGCTGATGTCAGTGTTATATCCTCCAGGAATACTGGCCAGAGGGCCGTGCTGAAGTTTGCTGCTGCCACTGGAGCCACTCCAATTGCTGGCCGCTTCACTCCTGGAACCTTCACTAACCAGATCCAGGCAGCCTTCCGGGAGCCACGGCTTCTTGTGGTTACTGACCCCAGGGCTGACCACCAGCCTCTCACGGAGGCATCTTATGTTAACCTACCTACCATTGCTCTGTGTAACACAGATTCTCCTCTGCGCTATGTGGACATTGCCATCCCATGCAACAACAAGGGAGCTCACTCAGTGGGTTTGATGTGGTGGATGCTGGCTCGGGAAGTTCTGCGCATGCGTGGCACCATTTCCCGTGAACACCCGTGGGAGGTCATGCCTGATCTCTACTTCTACAGAGATCCTGAAgagattgaaaaagaagagcaggctGCTGCTGAAAAGGCAGTGACCAAGGAGGAATTTCAGGGTGAATGGACTGTTCCAGCTCCTGAGTTCACTGCTACTCAGCCTGAGGTTGCAGACTGGTCTGAAGGTGTGCAGGTGCCCTCTGTGCCTATTCAGCAGTTCCCTACTGAAGACTGGAGTGCTCAGCCTGCCACGGAAgactggtctgcagctcccactgCTCAGGCCACTGAATGGGTAGGAGCAACCACTGAATGGTCTTAA
- the LOC112607655 gene encoding 40S ribosomal protein SA-like isoform X2: MSGALDVLQMKEEDVLKFLAAGTHLGGTNLDFQMEQYIYKRKSDGIYIINLKRTWEKLLLAARAIVAIENPADVSVISSRNTGQRAVLKFAAATGATPIAGRFTPGTFTNQIQASYVNLPTIALCNTDSPLRYVDIAIPCNNKGAHSVGLMWWMLAREVLRMRGTISREHPWEVMPDLYFYRDPEEIEKEEQAAAEKAVTKEEFQGEWTVPAPEFTATQPEVADWSEGVQVPSVPIQQFPTEDWSAQPATEDWSAAPTAQATEWVGATTEWS; encoded by the exons ATGTCCGGAGCCCTTGATGTCCTGCAAATGAAGGAGGAGGATGTCCTTAAGTTCCTTGCAGCAGGAACCCACTTAGGTGGCACCAATCTTGACTTCCAGATGGAGCAGTAcatctataaaaggaaaagtgatggCATCTACATCATAAATCTGAAGAGGACCTGGGAGAAGCTTCTGCTGGCGGCTCGTGCCATTGTTGCCATTGAAAACCCTGCTGATGTCAGTGTTATATCCTCCAGGAATACTGGCCAGAGGGCCGTGCTGAAGTTTGCTGCTGCCACTGGAGCCACTCCAATTGCTGGCCGCTTCACTCCTGGAACCTTCACTAACCAGATCCAG GCATCTTATGTTAACCTACCTACCATTGCTCTGTGTAACACAGATTCTCCTCTGCGCTATGTGGACATTGCCATCCCATGCAACAACAAGGGAGCTCACTCAGTGGGTTTGATGTGGTGGATGCTGGCTCGGGAAGTTCTGCGCATGCGTGGCACCATTTCCCGTGAACACCCGTGGGAGGTCATGCCTGATCTCTACTTCTACAGAGATCCTGAAgagattgaaaaagaagagcaggctGCTGCTGAAAAGGCAGTGACCAAGGAGGAATTTCAGGGTGAATGGACTGTTCCAGCTCCTGAGTTCACTGCTACTCAGCCTGAGGTTGCAGACTGGTCTGAAGGTGTGCAGGTGCCCTCTGTGCCTATTCAGCAGTTCCCTACTGAAGACTGGAGTGCTCAGCCTGCCACGGAAgactggtctgcagctcccactgCTCAGGCCACTGAATGGGTAGGAGCAACCACTGAATGGTCTTAA